Part of the Pseudobacteriovorax antillogorgiicola genome, CGTATATAAGATTACTTATCACTTAGTGCTGGTAACAAAGTACAGGCGAAAGTGCTTCACAAAAGAAATACTCGATCGCCTTCAAGAGATCTGCAAAGATATCTGTGAAAAATGGGATATTGGGCTTATCGAATTCAGTGGAGAACAGGATCACATTCACTTACTTTTGGACTTTCATCCTTCGGCCCAGCCTAGCAAATTCGTCAATAATTTGAAGACTGTCAGCTCTAGGCTTATCAGGAG contains:
- the tnpA gene encoding IS200/IS605 family transposase is translated as MTKNQIRSHHHCVYKITYHLVLVTKYRRKCFTKEILDRLQEICKDICEKWDIGLIEFSGEQDHIHLLLDFHPSAQPSKFVNNLKTVSSRLIRRDFSDHLAKFYWKPVMWTRAYCLLSAGGAPIDVIKQYIENQEKPTE